A genomic segment from Vagococcus zengguangii encodes:
- a CDS encoding LURP-one-related/scramblase family protein yields MTTLYMKQKLISIGEKFTITDEKGRAKYYVEGSLLKVPKTFTIYNENKQKIGKVSKKLVSILPKFDVEVEGQPAMSIEKQISLMKAKYEIKGNGITVKGNLLDMDFSVLKNGRKVGSISKKWISIGDSYEINIVDTGLEEVMVSIVVAIDYVKASNDKSNQTNNQTN; encoded by the coding sequence ATGACGACGTTATATATGAAGCAAAAACTTATATCAATCGGGGAAAAATTTACCATTACCGATGAAAAAGGTCGTGCTAAATATTATGTTGAGGGTAGTTTGTTGAAAGTACCAAAAACTTTTACAATATATAATGAGAACAAACAGAAGATTGGTAAAGTGAGTAAAAAACTTGTTTCAATCTTGCCTAAATTTGACGTAGAGGTTGAAGGACAACCTGCTATGAGTATTGAAAAGCAGATTAGTTTGATGAAAGCCAAATATGAGATTAAAGGTAATGGCATAACAGTTAAAGGGAACCTATTAGACATGGATTTTTCTGTATTAAAGAACGGTCGTAAAGTAGGATCGATTAGTAAAAAGTGGATTAGTATTGGAGACAGTTATGAAATCAATATCGTTGATACTGGTTTAGAGGAAGTAATGGTCTCAATTGTAGTCGCAATTGATTATGTCAAAGCAAGTAATGACAAGTCCAACCAAACAAATAATCAAACAAATTAA
- a CDS encoding M20 family metallopeptidase: MEKFITKAHLDDALDTLSTLISYPSVLDEEATTTPFGQDIQDCLEVTLDFFKKEGFETFIDPDGYYGYAEIGEGDLFAVLCHLDVVPAGDPSKWSVDPFKAEIKNDAIYGRGTQDNKGPAIASYYGLKAVLDKGYQLKHKIRYIFGTDEENLWRCMNKYCEEQPVAKMGFAPDSKFPLNFAEKGLLQFNLKGTGQTDFVLEGGKALNVVPELATYQGTKVADVVSELETLGYKFESNTSTVKVFGKATHSKDAPIGINAITRLAEALHSLYPDNKALELLGGVIKGDANGVSAIGEVKDEPSGLMTMNIAKVTMNADETTISVDIRYPVTLEKEDLVAKLETLATKYDLVYEEYDYLAPLYVPVDSELVSTLLAAYRDVSGDTESAPIASGGATYARTMPNCVAFGAMFEDTVELFHQIDECWTFNDMERAMDVYAEAFYRLCVTK, from the coding sequence ATGGAAAAATTTATTACAAAGGCACATTTGGATGATGCGCTAGATACTTTATCAACCTTAATTTCTTATCCATCAGTTTTAGATGAAGAGGCGACGACAACACCCTTTGGACAAGATATTCAAGATTGTTTAGAAGTAACTTTAGATTTCTTTAAAAAAGAAGGGTTTGAAACATTTATTGATCCTGACGGTTACTATGGTTATGCAGAAATTGGTGAAGGTGATTTATTTGCCGTTCTGTGCCATTTAGATGTTGTGCCAGCGGGGGACCCTTCAAAATGGAGTGTTGACCCGTTTAAAGCAGAAATCAAGAACGATGCAATTTATGGACGAGGCACGCAAGATAATAAAGGTCCTGCGATTGCTTCTTACTATGGATTGAAAGCAGTACTTGATAAGGGCTATCAACTGAAACATAAAATTCGCTATATCTTCGGAACGGATGAAGAAAACTTATGGCGTTGTATGAATAAATACTGTGAGGAACAACCTGTTGCAAAAATGGGCTTTGCTCCAGATTCTAAGTTCCCATTAAATTTCGCTGAAAAAGGGTTATTACAGTTTAATCTTAAAGGCACAGGACAAACTGATTTCGTATTAGAAGGTGGAAAAGCCTTAAACGTTGTACCGGAATTAGCAACCTATCAAGGAACAAAAGTTGCAGACGTTGTGAGTGAACTAGAAACATTAGGTTATAAATTTGAGTCAAACACTTCAACTGTTAAAGTATTTGGTAAAGCGACACATTCAAAAGATGCGCCTATCGGAATTAATGCTATTACACGTTTAGCCGAAGCGTTACATTCACTTTATCCAGACAACAAAGCGTTAGAATTATTAGGTGGTGTTATCAAAGGTGATGCGAATGGTGTTAGTGCCATTGGTGAAGTTAAGGATGAACCATCGGGCTTAATGACCATGAATATTGCGAAAGTAACAATGAATGCTGATGAAACAACTATTAGTGTGGATATCCGTTACCCTGTTACTTTAGAAAAAGAAGACTTGGTCGCTAAATTAGAAACTTTAGCTACTAAATATGATTTAGTGTATGAAGAATATGATTATTTAGCACCACTATACGTACCTGTTGATTCAGAATTAGTGTCAACTTTATTAGCGGCTTATCGTGATGTATCTGGCGATACTGAGTCAGCTCCGATTGCTTCAGGAGGCGCAACTTATGCCCGCACAATGCCGAATTGTGTAGCGTTTGGTGCGATGTTTGAAGACACAGTAGAGCTGTTTCATCAAATAGATGAATGTTGGACGTTTAATGACATGGAACGCGCCATGGATGTTTATGCCGAAGCATTCTACCGTCTATGTGTGACAAAATAA
- a CDS encoding YccF domain-containing protein, producing the protein MSFLGNIIWFIFGGFIGGLSWLIAGVLWCVTIIGIPIGLQCFKLAGLSFWPFGKEVIDTGGGFNFLINIIWLIFSGLPIALGHLISGLILMITIIGIPFAKQSFKLAGLALMPFGKQVVTRY; encoded by the coding sequence ATGAGTTTTTTAGGAAATATTATTTGGTTTATCTTTGGAGGATTCATCGGAGGATTAAGTTGGTTAATAGCTGGGGTATTGTGGTGTGTCACCATTATCGGAATTCCAATTGGTTTACAATGTTTTAAACTAGCTGGATTAAGTTTTTGGCCATTTGGTAAAGAGGTGATTGATACCGGGGGCGGCTTTAATTTTTTAATCAATATTATTTGGTTAATCTTCAGTGGGTTACCAATCGCTCTTGGACATCTGATTAGTGGTCTGATATTGATGATTACAATCATCGGAATACCTTTTGCCAAGCAATCATTTAAATTAGCCGGACTAGCATTGATGCCGTTTGGTAAACAAGTGGTCACCAGATATTAA